AAGGCTCAATGCTTTCCCTCCTTCAGATAGCTGTCCCCCGCCTTGTAGATCTGGGATAAATACTCAGTGATCATACCTTCTTCAGCAGAGGTTGCAAACAGGCTGTGTTTAAGTCACTGTGACCTGtacaatgtttaaaaagatttgagTAATTGCCAACTTTATTTTATTAGAGATGCcatacagtgtctggcacagaacaacagaaatttattgtctcactaTTCTGGAGGTCTGAAGTCCAGAATCAAAATGTCAGCAGGGCCACATTCCATCTGAAGGCACTAGGGAATGATCTGTTGTACAGGTAGCCTCAGGCATTCTTCAACTTGTGCATCACTACAATCCCGAGTTGATCTTCATATCATCTATGCAGTCTGTGtttaaatttcccctttttatttattttttaaaaagatttttacttatttatttgacagacagagatcacaagtaggcagagaggcaggcaagagagagagagagggaaggaggctccccgcagagcagagagcccgatgtggggctcaatcccaggatcctgggatcatgacccgagccaaaggtagaagcttaaacccactaagccacccaggcgcccctaaatttcccctttttttaaggaaatcagCCAGAATGGATTAAGGCCTACCTTAATGACCTCATTCTAACTTAATTATCactgtaaagaccctatttccaaataagattacattctgagatactgggttAGGACTTCCAGCATATCTTTTCTAGGGGAACACAATAGCACCAACAGCTAAAAATAATGGCCTTCCTCTTTAGAGGTGCCATAGTCCTCACCCCTTCCTATCCAGGTCTTGAATCCATCACCAAAATGTACTGcttcacatttattatctctaCCTTGCAACTGAGAGACCATGATGAGAGCAAGAAACATAGTGGGGCCCTACTCATACACTTCTCCACTTAGAAAGCTAGAGGGTGTTAGGGGGCCCAAAAAGTGTGTCTTCcttatttcctctttcctttctggcAGCTTGCAGCTGGTGTTGAAACTGAATGGAGTCATACATGGAAAGAAAACTGGGTCCCACCGAATCAACACTTTAGATCTGACCACAGTCCAAGAATACTTGAGACTTTGCATGAATGAGAAACTCAGAGGTTGCCTCTTGTAGAGTTCACTCAAGGTCTCCGGCCCCTTTTCTTCCTTAATCCTAAAACACTAGATACACAGAACAATGGCAAGCTTTGTGACTACACGCTTACCAGTCCACCAAACTCTTACCACTCCACCATGCTGccttctctgaggctcagtttcctgtTATTTAAGATGTATCAAGAACCAAGTGGGGGTAGTCTACATCAGTGGAGTCTAGATGCTCTCaggaggtgggagtggggtgaggagcagaagCAATGATGATGGCCAGCCTCATCTGAAGGAAGGGTTTCCAGTTGAAGGTCTGAAGATTGTTGGAAAgatcagttgttgttgttgtttttcaaacaGCATCACTCTACCGAATATCTACCTTTAACAAGTTCCCCCAGGTGATTGTTACCAGAAAAGTTTGGTAATCATTAGACTGCGAGATTTCTAAGGGCCCCTATAGTCTTTAGACAATATCCTAAAATCAAAGACCGAAAACCCTGGGGGTGCTAGATTGAGAATGAATTCACCAAACTACAAGTGGATCAGTTTATTAAGGAGGAAGTGAAGAGAGTGGGGCACAAATACAAGTATGCAACACCCAAACTGAAACGAATCCGAGATTCCCGAAAAAACACCTGTCAGTTACACAATTGGCCACTTCCTCCCCTGCTGATAGGGGCCTTGTCAGGGGAGACGAAGGAATAAGTCAGGTAGCGGGGCCGGTGGTTGCTCCTGGGTCCGGGAATGATCTCTGTGCAACGTTCAAGGCCAGGTCTCGGACTCAGGATCGAGACTTCATAGCAGATGCAGCCAGACCCAGCAAGATGGCTGCGACCGTGAAGCCCTGGGCAGCGATCCGGGTGCGCATCATGAGCTGAGAGCGCTGGCTCTGACCCCGGTGGAAGCAGTAGAGGCCGTAGGTGAGGGCGGCCGCCGTGCCCAGGCAGCCTGAGGAGGGGACAAAGTAAGTAGCACGTTCTGGCCCTGGAGGCCCCTCCCCGCCGTGGGCCTCCAGTACTCGGAGTCCAGAGCTCTGAGTAACAGCCGAGAGGCAGAGGGGCCTAGTGGGAGGGTCTGGTGGAGGAAGGGTCCTCCCAGTTACAGGGCTCGCCCTATCTCTGGCCCCCTATCCCGCCCAACTCCTGCTCCAATCAGGATCACCTCTCACCCCCCGGCTTCGGCGCCACAACTCTGGTCCGCTCTCACTCCCTTCCCCCTTGGCGTTCCCGGTCCTCACCTAATTAATTCCCTCAGACATCACTATCCTCTCCGTCTACAGTTCCTATGACACCTGCTTACCTATGGGTACCATTGGGTTCTCGCGGGTCTTGCGAATAAATTTTTCCTTGAAGCTTTCTTGAGTGCGGTAGATACTGGGGCTAAAGCCCTCAATGACTGGGGGCTGTGCTGGTTCAAAGGGTGGCCCCGGAGTCACAGGACCAGGAGCCGCCATGTCCCGGGAAGCTGCTTTGGGAAAAAATGCGAACGCTAAGCTCCGCCTTCTGATGAGGTCATTGAAGGGGGGGGATTTGCTTGTACGCAGACGCCAACCGCTCGTTGCATTCTGGGAGTCGTAGTCATTATAGTAATCTGCATGATGTCTCTATAGGATGGACTACATTTCCTGAAAAATCCCGCAAACCCTTGCGAGGATCCACAGGAAGTAGTCGGAGACACGAGGCGTTGCGTGTGAGAGGCATCTAGTTATAGTTGTCCGTTCGGTGGTCAAGGAAATGC
This genomic interval from Neovison vison isolate M4711 chromosome 1, ASM_NN_V1, whole genome shotgun sequence contains the following:
- the HIGD2A gene encoding HIG1 domain family member 2A, mitochondrial, which gives rise to MAAPGPVTPGPPFEPAQPPVIEGFSPSIYRTQESFKEKFIRKTRENPMVPIGCLGTAAALTYGLYCFHRGQSQRSQLMMRTRIAAQGFTVAAILLGLAASAMKSRS